A window of Salmo trutta chromosome 31, fSalTru1.1, whole genome shotgun sequence contains these coding sequences:
- the cop1 gene encoding E3 ubiquitin-protein ligase COP1 isoform X1, whose translation MSSNRQQQTGGGAGPGTSSSSTGGTTNANGAASVGGNVSANVNNSSNVVPSRTLATTGDGLLVPAAAVQSPISLATLSRPSSSSSGTSRKRPLHQAPLYNGLLNSYEDKSNDFVCPICFEMIEEAHMTKCGHSFCYKCIRQSLEDSNRCPKCNYIIDNVDQLYPNFLVNELILKQKQRSDEKRLKMDHPNGSRWQVFQDVLGTDQENLDLANVNLMLELLVQKKKQLEAESQAAQRQILMEFLKEARRNKREQLEQLQKELNFLEEDIKRVEEMSGLYSPMSNMDRNLDSTVPNFEAPSPAPSSLIDSTEYVSQPPGFGGTSQGKRQTWYNSTLASRRKRLTAHFEDLEQCYFSNRMTRLTDDSRNLNQLDDFMECLSKFTRYNSVRPLATLSYASDLYNGSSIVSSIEFDRDCDYFAIAGVTKKIKVFEYGTVIQDAVDIHYPVNEMTCNSKISCISWSSYHKNLLASSDYEGTVILWDGFTGQRSKVYQEHEKRCWSVDFNLMDPKLLASGSDDAKVKLWSTNLDNSVASIEAKANVCCVKFSPTSRYHLAFGCADHCVHYYDLRNTKQPIMVFKGHRKAVSYAKFVNGEEIVSASTDSQLKLWNVNKPHCLRSFKGHINEKNFVGLASNGDYVACGSENNSLYLYYKGLSKTLLTFKFDTVKSVLDKDKKEDDTNEFVSAVCWRAMPDGESNVLIAANSQGTIKVLELV comes from the exons ATGTCAAGCAACCGTCAACAGCAAACTGGCGGTGGAGCGGGGCCTGGGACAAGTAGCAGCAGTACCGGTGGCACAACCAATGCTAACGGTGCCGCCAGCGTAGGCGGTAACGTCAGTGCGAATGTGAACAATTCTTCAAATGTTGTGCCCTCACGGACTCTGGCTACAACTGGCGATGGATTGCTCGTACCTGCAGCGGCTGTTCAGTCTCCAATAAGCTTAGCCACACTTAGCAGACCCAGTTCATCCTCTTCTGGCACCAGCAGAAAACGTCCTCTCCACCAAGCACCTCTCTACAATGGTCTCTTGAATTCCTACGAAGATAAAAGCAACGATTTTGTGTG CCCGATCTGTTTTGAAATGATTGAGGAGGCACACATGACAAAATGTGGACACAGTTTCTG CTACAAGTGCATTCGCCAGAGTTTGGAGGACAGCAATAGGTGCCCAAAATGTAACTACATCATTGACAACGTGGATCAGCTCTATCCAAACTTTCTTG TCAATGAACTTATTCTCAAACAAAAACAGAGATCAGATGAAAAACGGCTGAAGATGGACCATCCG AATGGGTCAAGATGGCAAGTGTTTCAAGACGTCTTGGGCACAGACCAAGAAAACCTAGATCTTGCTAATGTCAACTTGATGCTGGAACTCCTTGTACAGAAAAAGAAACAGCTGGAAGCG GAATCACAAGCTGCTCAACGTCAGATCTTAATGGAATTCCTCAAAGAAGCAAGAAGAAATAAAAGAGAG CAACTGGAGCAGTTGCAGAAGGAGCTAAACTTTTTGGAGGAGGATATCAAGCGTGTTGAG GAAATGAGTGGACTGTACTCACCAATGAGTAACATGGATCGTAACTTGGACAGCACGGTGCCCAATTTCGAGGCTCCCTCACCTGCACCCAG TAGTCTTATCGATTCGACAGAGTATGTGAGTCAACCACCAGGTTTTGGTGGAACTTCCCAG GGTAAGAGACAAACGTGGTACAACAGTACTCTGGCTTCACGCAGAAAGAGGCTCACAGCGCACTTTGAAGATCTGGAGCAATGCTACTTCTCTAACCGGATGACCCGATTAACAG ATGACAGCAGGAACCTAAATCAACTGGATGATTTCATGGAGTGTCTCTCAAAGTTCACACGGTACAACTCTGTGCGGCCGTTGGCGACCCTGTCTTATGCTAGTGATCTCTACAACGGCTCCAGTATTGTCTCTAG CATTGAATTTGATCGTGACTGTGATTACTTTGCCATCGCTGGCGTCACCAAGAAAATCAAGGTGTTTGAGTATGGAACGGTGATCCAGGATGCTGTGGACATTCATTACCCTGTCAATGAAATGACGTGCAACTCCAAAATCAG CTGTATCAGCTGGAGCAGCTACCACAAGAATCTGTTGGCTAGCAGCGACTACGAGGGAACAGTCATCCTGTGGGATGGTTTCACTGGCCAAAGGTCAAAGGTCTATCAG GAGCATGAGAAAAGATGTTGGAGTGTCGATTTCAACCTCATGGATCCCAAGCTTCTAGCCTCTGGTTCTGATGATGCGAAAG TGAAGTTATGGTCTACCAACCTTGACAATTCAGTCGCCAGCATCGAGGCCAAAGCAAATGTGTGCTGTGTAAAGTTCAGTCCGACATCGAGGTATCACCTTGCTTTTGGATGTGCAG ACCACTGTGTCCACTACTACGACCTCCGCAACACTAAACAGCCCATCATGGTGTTTAAAGGCCACAGGAAAGCTGTTTCCTATGCTAAGTTTGTCAACGGAGAGGAAATTGTATCTGC CTCAACAGACAGCCAGCTAAAGCTGTGGAATGTAAACAAGCCCCACTGCTTGCGCTCATTCAAGGGCCACATCAATGAGAAGAACTTTGTTGGCCTTGCCTCCAATGGAGACTATGTTGCGTGTG GAAGTGAGAACAACTCACTTTATCTCTACTACAAGGGGCTGTCCAAGACACTGCTGACATTCAAGTTTGACACTGTGAAGAGTGTGTTGGATAAAGACAAGAAAGAGGATGACACCAACGAGTTTGTCAGCGCTGTATGCTGGAGAGCTATGCCTGACGGG GAGTCCAATGTGCTGATTGCTGCAAACAGTCAAGGAACAATCAAG GTACTTGAGCTTGTTTAA
- the cop1 gene encoding E3 ubiquitin-protein ligase COP1 isoform X2, translating into MSSNRQQQTGGGAGPGTSSSSTGGTTNANGAASVGGNVSANVNNSSNVVPSRTLATTGDGLLVPAAAVQSPISLATLSRPSSSSSGTSRKRPLHQAPLYNGLLNSYEDKSNDFVCPICFEMIEEAHMTKCGHSFCYKCIRQSLEDSNRCPKCNYIIDNVDQLYPNFLVNELILKQKQRSDEKRLKMDHPNGSRWQVFQDVLGTDQENLDLANVNLMLELLVQKKKQLEAESQAAQRQILMEFLKEARRNKREQLEQLQKELNFLEEDIKRVEEMSGLYSPMSNMDRNLDSTVPNFEAPSPAPSSLIDSTEYVSQPPGFGGTSQGKRQTWYNSTLASRRKRLTAHFEDLEQCYFSNRMTRLTDDSRNLNQLDDFMECLSKFTRYNSVRPLATLSYASDLYNGSSIVSSIEFDRDCDYFAIAGVTKKIKVFEYGTVIQDAVDIHYPVNEMTCNSKISCISWSSYHKNLLASSDYEGTVILWDGFTGQRSKVYQHEKRCWSVDFNLMDPKLLASGSDDAKVKLWSTNLDNSVASIEAKANVCCVKFSPTSRYHLAFGCADHCVHYYDLRNTKQPIMVFKGHRKAVSYAKFVNGEEIVSASTDSQLKLWNVNKPHCLRSFKGHINEKNFVGLASNGDYVACGSENNSLYLYYKGLSKTLLTFKFDTVKSVLDKDKKEDDTNEFVSAVCWRAMPDGESNVLIAANSQGTIKVLELV; encoded by the exons ATGTCAAGCAACCGTCAACAGCAAACTGGCGGTGGAGCGGGGCCTGGGACAAGTAGCAGCAGTACCGGTGGCACAACCAATGCTAACGGTGCCGCCAGCGTAGGCGGTAACGTCAGTGCGAATGTGAACAATTCTTCAAATGTTGTGCCCTCACGGACTCTGGCTACAACTGGCGATGGATTGCTCGTACCTGCAGCGGCTGTTCAGTCTCCAATAAGCTTAGCCACACTTAGCAGACCCAGTTCATCCTCTTCTGGCACCAGCAGAAAACGTCCTCTCCACCAAGCACCTCTCTACAATGGTCTCTTGAATTCCTACGAAGATAAAAGCAACGATTTTGTGTG CCCGATCTGTTTTGAAATGATTGAGGAGGCACACATGACAAAATGTGGACACAGTTTCTG CTACAAGTGCATTCGCCAGAGTTTGGAGGACAGCAATAGGTGCCCAAAATGTAACTACATCATTGACAACGTGGATCAGCTCTATCCAAACTTTCTTG TCAATGAACTTATTCTCAAACAAAAACAGAGATCAGATGAAAAACGGCTGAAGATGGACCATCCG AATGGGTCAAGATGGCAAGTGTTTCAAGACGTCTTGGGCACAGACCAAGAAAACCTAGATCTTGCTAATGTCAACTTGATGCTGGAACTCCTTGTACAGAAAAAGAAACAGCTGGAAGCG GAATCACAAGCTGCTCAACGTCAGATCTTAATGGAATTCCTCAAAGAAGCAAGAAGAAATAAAAGAGAG CAACTGGAGCAGTTGCAGAAGGAGCTAAACTTTTTGGAGGAGGATATCAAGCGTGTTGAG GAAATGAGTGGACTGTACTCACCAATGAGTAACATGGATCGTAACTTGGACAGCACGGTGCCCAATTTCGAGGCTCCCTCACCTGCACCCAG TAGTCTTATCGATTCGACAGAGTATGTGAGTCAACCACCAGGTTTTGGTGGAACTTCCCAG GGTAAGAGACAAACGTGGTACAACAGTACTCTGGCTTCACGCAGAAAGAGGCTCACAGCGCACTTTGAAGATCTGGAGCAATGCTACTTCTCTAACCGGATGACCCGATTAACAG ATGACAGCAGGAACCTAAATCAACTGGATGATTTCATGGAGTGTCTCTCAAAGTTCACACGGTACAACTCTGTGCGGCCGTTGGCGACCCTGTCTTATGCTAGTGATCTCTACAACGGCTCCAGTATTGTCTCTAG CATTGAATTTGATCGTGACTGTGATTACTTTGCCATCGCTGGCGTCACCAAGAAAATCAAGGTGTTTGAGTATGGAACGGTGATCCAGGATGCTGTGGACATTCATTACCCTGTCAATGAAATGACGTGCAACTCCAAAATCAG CTGTATCAGCTGGAGCAGCTACCACAAGAATCTGTTGGCTAGCAGCGACTACGAGGGAACAGTCATCCTGTGGGATGGTTTCACTGGCCAAAGGTCAAAGGTCTATCAG CATGAGAAAAGATGTTGGAGTGTCGATTTCAACCTCATGGATCCCAAGCTTCTAGCCTCTGGTTCTGATGATGCGAAAG TGAAGTTATGGTCTACCAACCTTGACAATTCAGTCGCCAGCATCGAGGCCAAAGCAAATGTGTGCTGTGTAAAGTTCAGTCCGACATCGAGGTATCACCTTGCTTTTGGATGTGCAG ACCACTGTGTCCACTACTACGACCTCCGCAACACTAAACAGCCCATCATGGTGTTTAAAGGCCACAGGAAAGCTGTTTCCTATGCTAAGTTTGTCAACGGAGAGGAAATTGTATCTGC CTCAACAGACAGCCAGCTAAAGCTGTGGAATGTAAACAAGCCCCACTGCTTGCGCTCATTCAAGGGCCACATCAATGAGAAGAACTTTGTTGGCCTTGCCTCCAATGGAGACTATGTTGCGTGTG GAAGTGAGAACAACTCACTTTATCTCTACTACAAGGGGCTGTCCAAGACACTGCTGACATTCAAGTTTGACACTGTGAAGAGTGTGTTGGATAAAGACAAGAAAGAGGATGACACCAACGAGTTTGTCAGCGCTGTATGCTGGAGAGCTATGCCTGACGGG GAGTCCAATGTGCTGATTGCTGCAAACAGTCAAGGAACAATCAAG GTACTTGAGCTTGTTTAA